The Macrobrachium nipponense isolate FS-2020 chromosome 46, ASM1510439v2, whole genome shotgun sequence genome has a segment encoding these proteins:
- the LOC135214774 gene encoding uncharacterized protein LOC135214774 isoform X1 translates to MRLKIFTFAFVALLCLLKVDGRPEAIEEVVGSIRSSFGALSSKRDQWFQNYSHMRKLADTDQENLTELLLVSKLAVPMIWYLYTSEVASQKKRLEKLVDEELARSLPYRRSFSLEYPFFHMEMTLQLLEESDFQIELLRDESTMIFLLRIDYDDRRIVFSDQNGGETVERFVIADDDFPALVPGMDFRVNIQVADDCIFVSFWVGDLSLDTPMALPAKYHWCSKVYHHATSYSINVLDLKQTSSSDETDSAEDKHDVKLMSATIYGGLIVQ, encoded by the exons GTAGACGGAAGACCTGAAGCGATCGAGGAAGTAGTCGGAAGCATTAGAAGCAGCTTCGGCGCCCTCAGCTCCAAGCGGGACCAGTGGTTCCAGAACTACTCGCACATGAGGAAACTGGCAGACACCGATCAGGAAAACCTGACCGAACTTCTGTTAGTGAGCAA GCTCGCCGTTCCGATGATTTGGTATCTGTACACTTCCGAAGTTGCGAGCCAAAAGAAAAGACTCGAGAAACTCGTGGACGAGGAGCTGGCTCGATCACTTCCTTACCGTAGATCATTTTCTTTGGAGTATCCCTTCTTCCACATGGAGATGACGCTTCAACTGCTGGAAGAGAGCGA TTTTCAGATTGAGCTGCTTCGTGATGAGTCTACGATGATTTTTCTCCTTAGGATTGATTACGATGACAG GCGCATTGTCTTCAGCGATCAGAATGGAGGAGAAACCGTAGAAAGATTCGTCATAGCAGATGATGATTTTCCTGCCTTGGTGCCTGGGATGGATTTCAGA gttAATATCCAGGTGGCAGACGACTGCATATTCGTCTCTTTCTGGGTTGGTGACCTTAGCTTGGATACTCCAATGGCTTTGCCTGCAAAATATCATTGGTGCTCAAAG GTTTACCATCATGCAACATCATATTCAATCAATGTGCTGGACTTGAAACAAACTTCATCTTCAGACGaaacagattctgccgaggacAAGCACGATGTTAAGTTGATGTCTGCTACTATTTATGGAGGTCTCATTGTTCAATAG
- the LOC135214774 gene encoding uncharacterized protein LOC135214774 isoform X2 produces MRKLADTDQENLTELLLVSKLAVPMIWYLYTSEVASQKKRLEKLVDEELARSLPYRRSFSLEYPFFHMEMTLQLLEESDFQIELLRDESTMIFLLRIDYDDRRIVFSDQNGGETVERFVIADDDFPALVPGMDFRVNIQVADDCIFVSFWVGDLSLDTPMALPAKYHWCSKVYHHATSYSINVLDLKQTSSSDETDSAEDKHDVKLMSATIYGGLIVQ; encoded by the exons ATGAGGAAACTGGCAGACACCGATCAGGAAAACCTGACCGAACTTCTGTTAGTGAGCAA GCTCGCCGTTCCGATGATTTGGTATCTGTACACTTCCGAAGTTGCGAGCCAAAAGAAAAGACTCGAGAAACTCGTGGACGAGGAGCTGGCTCGATCACTTCCTTACCGTAGATCATTTTCTTTGGAGTATCCCTTCTTCCACATGGAGATGACGCTTCAACTGCTGGAAGAGAGCGA TTTTCAGATTGAGCTGCTTCGTGATGAGTCTACGATGATTTTTCTCCTTAGGATTGATTACGATGACAG GCGCATTGTCTTCAGCGATCAGAATGGAGGAGAAACCGTAGAAAGATTCGTCATAGCAGATGATGATTTTCCTGCCTTGGTGCCTGGGATGGATTTCAGA gttAATATCCAGGTGGCAGACGACTGCATATTCGTCTCTTTCTGGGTTGGTGACCTTAGCTTGGATACTCCAATGGCTTTGCCTGCAAAATATCATTGGTGCTCAAAG GTTTACCATCATGCAACATCATATTCAATCAATGTGCTGGACTTGAAACAAACTTCATCTTCAGACGaaacagattctgccgaggacAAGCACGATGTTAAGTTGATGTCTGCTACTATTTATGGAGGTCTCATTGTTCAATAG